The following coding sequences are from one Mycobacteriales bacterium window:
- the gap gene encoding type I glyceraldehyde-3-phosphate dehydrogenase, with protein sequence MTIRVGVNGFGRIGRNFYRAVQASDHDIEIVAANDLGDVATMAHLLKYDTVLGPLPQDVRATKDGIEVGGKTIKILAERDPGKLPWKDLGVDVVLESTGFFTKAADARKHVDEGGAKKVIISAPATGEDLTVVPGVNDSEYDGSQTVISNASCTTNCLAPMAKVLLDAFGIERGLMTTIHAYTQDQNLQDAPHKDLRRARAAAVNVIPTSTGAAKAIGLVLPQLKGKLDGYALRVPVITGSATDLTVTLSREASVEEVNAAAKAAAADGPLKSYLRYTEDPIVSSDIVGDPSSCIFDAGLTKAIGNQVKVVGWYDNEFGYSSRLVDLIALVASKLS encoded by the coding sequence GTGACCATCCGCGTCGGCGTGAACGGCTTCGGCCGCATCGGCCGTAACTTCTATCGGGCCGTCCAGGCCAGCGACCACGACATCGAGATCGTCGCCGCTAACGACCTCGGTGACGTCGCCACGATGGCGCATCTGCTCAAGTACGACACCGTGCTCGGCCCGCTGCCCCAGGACGTGCGCGCCACGAAGGACGGCATCGAGGTCGGCGGCAAGACGATCAAGATCCTGGCCGAGCGCGACCCCGGCAAGCTGCCGTGGAAGGACCTCGGCGTCGACGTGGTCCTCGAGTCCACCGGCTTCTTCACCAAGGCCGCCGACGCGCGCAAGCACGTCGACGAGGGCGGCGCGAAGAAGGTCATCATCTCGGCGCCGGCCACGGGTGAGGACCTCACGGTCGTGCCCGGGGTCAACGACTCCGAGTACGACGGGTCGCAGACCGTCATCTCCAACGCGTCGTGCACGACGAACTGCCTCGCGCCGATGGCCAAGGTGCTGCTCGACGCGTTCGGCATCGAGCGCGGCCTGATGACGACGATCCACGCCTACACCCAGGACCAGAACCTGCAGGACGCCCCGCACAAGGACCTGCGTCGGGCGCGGGCCGCGGCGGTCAACGTGATCCCGACCAGCACCGGTGCGGCGAAGGCGATCGGCCTGGTGCTGCCGCAGCTGAAGGGGAAGCTGGACGGCTACGCGCTGCGGGTGCCGGTCATCACCGGCTCGGCCACCGACCTCACGGTCACCCTGAGCCGAGAGGCCAGCGTCGAGGAGGTCAATGCGGCCGCCAAGGCGGCGGCCGCCGACGGCCCGCTCAAGAGCTACCTGCGCTACACCGAGGACCCGATCGTCTCCTCCGACATCGTCGGCGACCCCTCCTCCTGCATCTTCGACGCCGGACTCACCAAGGCGATCGGAAACCAGGTCAAGGTGGTCGGCTGGTACGACAACGAGTTCGGCTACTCCAGCCGGCTCGTCGACCTCATCGCCCTGGTCGCGTCGAAGCTGTCCTGA
- the whiA gene encoding DNA-binding protein WhiA, which yields MAMTAAVKDELSRLVVTKTCCRRSEVSTLLRFAGGLHIIGGRVVVEAELDTGSVARRLRRDISEVYGYVSDVRVLAGGGIRKGSRYVVRVSNDGEGLARQTGLLDVRGRPVRGLPPQVVSGGTCDAEAAWRGAFLAHGSLTEPGRSSALEVTCPGPESALALVGAARRLSIAAKAREVRGVDRVVVRDGDAIGALLTRLGAHESVLAWEERRMRREVRATANRLANFDDANLRRSARAAVAAGARVARALEILGPDAPDHLLLAGRLRLEHKQASLEELGALADPPMTKDAVAGRIRRLLALADKRAADLGVPDTEASVTPDMLTS from the coding sequence ATGGCGATGACGGCCGCGGTCAAGGATGAGCTGAGCCGGCTTGTGGTGACGAAGACGTGCTGCCGCAGGTCGGAGGTCTCGACGTTGCTGAGGTTCGCCGGGGGACTGCACATCATCGGCGGGCGGGTGGTGGTCGAGGCCGAGCTGGACACCGGGTCGGTGGCCCGCCGGCTGCGCCGCGACATCAGCGAGGTCTACGGCTACGTCTCCGACGTACGGGTCCTCGCCGGCGGCGGAATCCGCAAGGGGAGCCGCTACGTCGTGCGGGTCAGCAACGACGGCGAGGGCCTGGCCCGCCAGACCGGCCTGCTCGACGTCCGGGGCCGGCCGGTGCGCGGCCTGCCGCCCCAGGTGGTCTCCGGCGGCACCTGTGACGCCGAGGCCGCGTGGCGGGGTGCGTTCCTCGCCCACGGCTCGCTCACCGAACCTGGTCGCTCCTCGGCGCTGGAGGTGACCTGCCCCGGCCCGGAGTCGGCGTTGGCGCTGGTCGGGGCGGCGCGCCGCCTCAGCATCGCCGCGAAGGCGCGGGAGGTGCGTGGCGTCGACCGCGTCGTGGTGCGCGACGGCGACGCCATCGGCGCCCTGCTGACCCGGCTCGGTGCGCACGAGTCGGTGCTGGCCTGGGAGGAGCGCCGGATGCGCCGCGAGGTGCGGGCCACCGCCAACCGGCTGGCCAACTTCGACGACGCCAACCTGCGCCGCTCCGCGCGGGCCGCGGTCGCCGCCGGCGCCCGGGTCGCCCGCGCGCTGGAGATCCTCGGCCCCGACGCCCCCGACCACCTGCTCCTGGCCGGGCGGCTCCGGCTCGAGCACAAGCAGGCATCGCTGGAGGAGCTCGGCGCCCTTGCCGACCCGCCGATGACCAAGGACGCCGTCGCCGGGCGGATCCGTCGGCTGCTGGCTCTCGCCGACAAACGGGCGGCCGACCTGGGTGTCCCGGACACCGAGGCGAGCGTCACCCCGGACATGCTGACCTCCTGA
- the yvcK gene encoding uridine diphosphate-N-acetylglucosamine-binding protein YvcK, with amino-acid sequence MTEETAPTVTAVADGPRVVALGGGHGLAASLAALRMLTERLTAVVTVADDGGSSGRIRRELSAVPPGDLRMALATLAGDDEWGRTWGDLLQYRFGGTGALAGHPVGNLLLTGLAELTGDTVAALDLTGRLLGAIGRVLPMSTVPLEIVAEVAGIDDDPMSTRLIRGQVAVATTPGRVLSVSVVPRDPPACGPAVQAVRDADFVVLGPGSWFTSVLPHLLVPELAEALAETRAQRVVALNLAPQAGETDGFSPETHLDVLCAHAPKLRIDAVVADAASTAGGGGLAATVRRLGARLVLAPVAAADGTARHDPRLLAEAYRQVFGGAMM; translated from the coding sequence GTGACCGAGGAGACCGCACCGACAGTCACCGCCGTGGCCGACGGGCCGCGGGTGGTGGCACTGGGTGGCGGGCACGGCCTCGCTGCGTCGCTTGCTGCGCTCCGCATGCTGACCGAACGGCTGACGGCCGTGGTCACGGTCGCCGACGACGGTGGTTCCAGCGGCCGGATCCGTCGGGAGCTCTCGGCGGTTCCCCCGGGCGATCTGCGGATGGCCCTCGCCACCCTCGCCGGCGACGACGAGTGGGGACGCACGTGGGGGGACCTGCTGCAGTACCGGTTCGGCGGAACGGGTGCGCTGGCCGGGCACCCGGTCGGCAACCTGCTGCTCACCGGGCTGGCGGAGCTGACCGGCGACACCGTGGCCGCGCTCGACCTGACCGGGCGGCTGCTCGGTGCGATCGGCCGGGTGCTGCCGATGAGCACGGTGCCGCTCGAGATCGTCGCCGAGGTGGCCGGCATCGACGACGACCCGATGTCGACCCGCCTGATCCGCGGACAGGTCGCCGTCGCGACCACGCCCGGCCGGGTGCTGTCGGTCTCGGTCGTGCCGCGCGACCCGCCGGCGTGCGGTCCGGCGGTGCAGGCCGTCCGCGACGCCGACTTCGTCGTGCTGGGCCCCGGCTCGTGGTTCACCAGCGTGCTGCCGCACCTGCTGGTGCCGGAGCTGGCCGAGGCCCTCGCCGAGACGCGGGCGCAGCGGGTGGTGGCGCTCAACCTCGCGCCGCAGGCGGGGGAGACGGATGGATTCTCCCCGGAGACGCATCTGGACGTACTCTGCGCGCACGCCCCGAAGTTGCGGATCGACGCGGTCGTGGCGGACGCGGCGTCCACGGCGGGTGGCGGTGGATTAGCCGCGACGGTCCGCCGGCTCGGAGCGCGACTGGTGCTCGCGCCGGTCGCCGCGGCGGACGGTACGGCCCGGCACGACCCCCGGCTGCTGGCCGAGGCGTACCGGCAGGTGTTCGGCGGGGCAATGATGTGA
- the rapZ gene encoding RNase adapter RapZ codes for MTVREGDDEPHGIEVVLVSGLSGAGRSTAAKCLEDLGYFVVDNLPPELISTMVALGSRSKGAVTRIAIVVDVRSRAFSADLRDVIIELDRLGNRPWVLFLEARDDVLVRRFENVRRQHPLQGAGRLIDGIEAERELLRGIAGEADLVIDTSVLNVHELRHKMESAFGSDATPPLRATVLSFGYKYGLPVDADLVVDVRFLPNPHWIPELREMTGRDPEVRDYVLSQAGASEFLDLLHTLLQLVGAGYQREGKRYLTLAVGCTGGKHRSVAMAEQLAARLEQDEVHAEVVHRDLGRE; via the coding sequence ATGACGGTCCGCGAGGGGGACGACGAACCGCACGGCATCGAGGTTGTCCTCGTGTCCGGGCTGTCCGGCGCCGGTCGGAGCACGGCCGCGAAATGCCTGGAAGACCTCGGTTACTTCGTCGTCGACAACCTCCCGCCCGAACTGATCTCGACGATGGTCGCGCTCGGCAGCCGGTCGAAAGGCGCCGTCACCCGGATCGCGATCGTCGTCGACGTCCGGAGCCGGGCGTTCTCCGCCGACCTGCGCGACGTCATCATCGAGCTCGACCGCCTGGGTAACCGGCCGTGGGTCCTCTTCCTCGAGGCGCGCGACGACGTCCTCGTCCGCCGCTTCGAGAACGTGCGGCGGCAGCATCCGCTGCAGGGCGCCGGTCGACTGATCGACGGCATCGAGGCCGAGCGCGAGTTGCTGCGCGGTATCGCCGGTGAGGCCGACCTGGTCATCGACACGAGCGTGCTCAACGTGCACGAACTCCGGCACAAGATGGAGTCGGCGTTCGGGAGCGACGCGACCCCGCCGCTGCGCGCCACGGTGCTGTCCTTCGGCTACAAGTACGGCCTGCCCGTCGACGCCGACCTCGTGGTCGACGTGCGGTTCCTGCCCAACCCGCACTGGATCCCCGAGCTGCGCGAGATGACCGGGCGCGACCCGGAGGTCCGCGACTACGTGTTGAGCCAGGCCGGCGCCAGCGAATTTCTCGACCTCCTGCACACGCTGCTGCAGCTCGTCGGGGCCGGATACCAGCGGGAGGGCAAGCGCTACCTGACCCTGGCCGTCGGCTGCACCGGAGGCAAGCACCGGTCGGTCGCGATGGCCGAACAGCTCGCCGCGCGCCTCGAGCAGGACGAGGTGCACGCCGAGGTCGTCCACCGCGACCTGGGCAGGGAGTGA
- the uvrC gene encoding excinuclease ABC subunit UvrC — MPDPSTYRPAPGTVPESPGVYRFSDTHGRVIYVGKAKSLRSRLSSYFQDITALHPRTRQMVMTAAEVQWTVVSTEVEALQLEYNWIKEYDPRFNVRYRDDKSYPSLAVTLYEEYPRLQVMRGPKRKGVRYFGPYAHAWAIRETLDLLLRVFPARTCSAGVFKRARQIDRPCLLGYIGKCSAPCVGRVSADEHRRIVEDFCDFMAGKTDQMLRRMETEMEQASAELEFERAARLRDDIGALRRAMEKQAVVFGDGTDADVVAFAQDPLEAAVQVFHVRGGRVRGQRGWVVDKVEDVTTGELVEQFATQIYGGDYAEDVPREVLVPELPADAEALEEWLAERRGGRVRLRVPQRGDKRALMETVARNAEQAFTQHKLKRASDLTARSRALAEIQEALGLDDAPLRIECFDVSHVQGSNVVASMVVFEDGLARKNEYRRFAVRGTHGSDDTAWIREVVHRRFSRYLEERIRSGDEDDPEATPIDPDTGRPRKFAYPPNLVVVDGGAPQVAAAAEALADLGIVDVALCGLAKRLEEVWLPGDTDPVILPRTSEGLYLLQRVRDEAHRFAITYHRQKRSKSMVASVLDGVPGLGETRRKALLSRFGSLKRLRAATVDEIAGVHGIGPRIAESVVAALHVEDDTETPAVNPATGEIVDDEVARSGSVSDGGG; from the coding sequence ATGCCTGATCCGTCCACCTACCGCCCGGCTCCGGGCACGGTCCCGGAGTCCCCGGGCGTGTACCGGTTCTCGGACACACATGGCCGGGTCATCTATGTCGGCAAGGCGAAGAGCCTCCGCAGCCGCCTGTCGTCGTACTTCCAGGACATCACCGCGCTCCATCCGCGCACCCGACAGATGGTCATGACCGCCGCGGAGGTGCAGTGGACGGTGGTCTCCACCGAGGTGGAGGCGCTCCAGCTCGAATACAACTGGATCAAGGAGTACGACCCGCGGTTCAACGTGCGTTACCGCGACGACAAGAGCTACCCGTCACTGGCGGTCACCTTGTACGAGGAGTATCCGCGGCTGCAGGTGATGCGCGGTCCCAAGCGCAAAGGGGTGCGCTACTTCGGGCCCTACGCGCACGCCTGGGCGATCCGGGAGACCCTCGACCTGCTGCTGCGGGTGTTTCCGGCCCGCACCTGCTCGGCCGGCGTCTTCAAGCGGGCCCGCCAGATCGACCGGCCCTGCCTGCTGGGCTACATCGGCAAGTGTTCGGCCCCGTGCGTCGGCCGTGTCAGCGCCGACGAACATCGCCGGATCGTCGAGGACTTCTGCGACTTCATGGCCGGCAAGACCGATCAGATGCTGCGCCGGATGGAAACGGAGATGGAACAGGCGTCCGCCGAACTCGAGTTCGAACGGGCCGCCCGGCTCCGCGACGACATCGGCGCGCTGCGCCGGGCGATGGAGAAGCAGGCCGTCGTCTTCGGCGACGGCACCGACGCCGACGTGGTGGCCTTCGCCCAGGACCCGCTCGAGGCCGCGGTCCAGGTGTTCCACGTGCGCGGCGGCCGGGTCCGCGGTCAGCGCGGTTGGGTGGTCGACAAGGTCGAGGACGTCACCACCGGTGAGTTGGTCGAACAGTTCGCCACCCAGATCTACGGCGGCGACTACGCCGAGGACGTTCCCCGCGAGGTGCTCGTCCCGGAGTTGCCGGCCGACGCCGAGGCGCTCGAGGAGTGGCTGGCCGAGCGGCGGGGCGGCCGGGTGCGGCTGCGGGTGCCGCAGCGCGGCGACAAGCGGGCGTTGATGGAGACCGTGGCGCGCAATGCCGAGCAGGCGTTCACCCAGCACAAGCTGAAGCGGGCGAGCGATCTGACGGCGCGTAGCCGGGCACTGGCCGAGATCCAGGAGGCGTTGGGGCTCGACGACGCGCCGCTGCGGATCGAGTGTTTCGACGTCTCCCACGTGCAGGGCAGCAACGTCGTGGCCAGCATGGTCGTGTTCGAGGATGGATTGGCGCGCAAGAACGAGTACCGCAGGTTCGCCGTGCGCGGCACGCACGGCTCGGACGACACGGCCTGGATCCGGGAGGTCGTCCACCGCCGCTTCAGCCGTTATCTCGAGGAACGGATCCGGTCCGGCGACGAGGACGATCCCGAAGCGACGCCGATCGACCCCGACACCGGGCGACCGCGGAAGTTCGCCTACCCGCCGAACCTCGTCGTCGTCGACGGCGGTGCGCCGCAGGTCGCCGCCGCCGCAGAGGCACTCGCCGACCTCGGAATCGTCGACGTCGCGCTCTGTGGGCTCGCGAAGCGGCTCGAGGAGGTCTGGCTACCCGGTGACACCGACCCGGTGATCCTGCCCAGGACGTCGGAAGGTCTCTACCTCCTGCAGCGGGTACGCGACGAGGCGCACCGGTTCGCGATCACCTACCACCGGCAGAAGCGGTCCAAGTCGATGGTGGCGTCGGTGCTCGACGGCGTACCGGGTCTCGGTGAAACACGTCGCAAGGCGCTGCTGTCGCGGTTCGGATCGTTGAAGCGGCTACGCGCCGCAACCGTCGACGAGATTGCCGGCGTACACGGAATCGGGCCCCGTATTGCCGAATCGGTTGTCGCGGCGCTGCATGTCGAGGACGATACCGAGACGCCGGCAGTCAACCCGGCGACCGGGGAAATAGTCGACGACGAGGTCGCGCGGTCCGGCTCAGTCAGCGATGGTGGGGGATGA